The sequence TTTCATACGTTCGATTTCACTATCTGATAATTTTGTTGAACCAGTAATCCGAATCGATTGTTCTTTTCCAGTTCCAAGATCTTTTGCAGAAACCTTGATAATCCCATCGACATCGATATCAAAAGTAACTTCAATCTGTGGTATCCCCCGAGGCGCTGGGAGAATACCATCGAGATGGAAACGACCAAGACTCTTATTGTCAGCAGCCATTGGTCGTTCTCCTTGCACGACATGGATTTCAACACTGGTTTGGTTATCTGCTGCTGTAGAGAAGATCTTACTTTTCTTCGTTGGAATTGTTGTGTTCCGTTCGATTAACGGTGTTGCCACACCACCAAGTGTCTCGATACTTAACGTTAGTGGTGTTACATCAAGAAGCACGATATCTTTGTTGATATCACCTGCGAGAACTCCTGCTTGAATAGCTGCTCCAAGAGCGACACATTCCATAGGATCAACATCACGTTTCGGTTTTCTTCCGAAAATCTGTTCAACTTTGTTGACCACAATTGGCATGCGGGTCGGACCACCAACAAGCACGATATGGTCGATATCTGATGGTTTCAGTTTTGCATCCTCAAGTGCTTGCCGGCATGGTTTTTCAGTTCGATCAACAATCGGTCCAACCAGTTCTTCAAGTTTTGCTCGTGTAAGTTTTAGTTCTAAATGTTTTGGCTCGTTATTAACTACTGTGATATACGGGAGGTTGATGTCGGTTTGTAAGGTAGTTGACAATTCCATTTTTGCAGTCTCAGCTGCTTCAAGAAGTCGCTGTAATGATTTTGGGTCTTTTCGAAGGTCAACGCCGTGTTCTTTTTTGAATTTTTCAGCCATATAGTCAACAATGGCTTTATCCATGTCTGAACCGCCAAGTTGTGTGTCACCATTTGTTGAAAGGACTTCAAAGACACCATCGCCGACTTCCATGAGCGTTATGTCAAATGTTCCACCACCAAGATCATAGACTGCGATCTTATGATTTCCTTCTTTGTCAAGACCATACGCAAGTGCTGCGGCTGTTGGCTCGTTGATAATCCGTCGTACGTTAAACCCAGCGATTTTTCCTGCGTCTTTGGTTGCCTGTCGCTGGTCATCGTTGAAATATGCGGGAACAGTGATAACTGCATCGGTAACCGGTTCTCCAAGGAATGCTTCTGCATCTTTTTTGATTTTCTGTAAAATAAACGCTGATATCTGCTCTGGAGTATATGTTTTTCCGCGTATGGTTACTTTTTCACCTCGTCCCATCTTTCGTTTTATCCGCTGGATGGTTCCTTCAGGGTTCATAACTGCTTGTCTTTTCGCTGCTTCACCGACAAGCATTTCTCCATCTTTTGTAAAGGCAACAACTGATGGAAAATATGGTTGTCCTTCAGCACTTTTAATAATTGCTGGTTTTCCAGCCTCAATATATGCTACTTCAGAGTTCGTTGTTCCTAAATCAA comes from Candidatus Thermoplasmatota archaeon and encodes:
- the dnaK gene encoding molecular chaperone DnaK, translated to MGRIVGIDLGTTNSEVAYIEAGKPAIIKSAEGQPYFPSVVAFTKDGEMLVGEAAKRQAVMNPEGTIQRIKRKMGRGEKVTIRGKTYTPEQISAFILQKIKKDAEAFLGEPVTDAVITVPAYFNDDQRQATKDAGKIAGFNVRRIINEPTAAALAYGLDKEGNHKIAVYDLGGGTFDITLMEVGDGVFEVLSTNGDTQLGGSDMDKAIVDYMAEKFKKEHGVDLRKDPKSLQRLLEAAETAKMELSTTLQTDINLPYITVVNNEPKHLELKLTRAKLEELVGPIVDRTEKPCRQALEDAKLKPSDIDHIVLVGGPTRMPIVVNKVEQIFGRKPKRDVDPMECVALGAAIQAGVLAGDINKDIVLLDVTPLTLSIETLGGVATPLIERNTTIPTKKSKIFSTAADNQTSVEIHVVQGERPMAADNKSLGRFHLDGILPAPRGIPQIEVTFDIDVDGIIKVSAKDLGTGKEQSIRITGSTKLSDSEIERMKQEAKKHETEDKKRKEKVEVRNTADSLVYSTEKTLKELKDKFSSDDVKNIEERLKELREALTGDDIEEIKKKTEALNEALQKASTTLYQQAAQQAQQHQTSSGASKESWQGSPDDGDDKTINADFKVKGDKKKKHTDAD